In Mugil cephalus isolate CIBA_MC_2020 chromosome 11, CIBA_Mcephalus_1.1, whole genome shotgun sequence, the genomic window CATAAatactgtctgtggaggtttctccccagtatttttttttcctctggctgCACAGTCCAATAACAGGTACCTGTTGATCTCAAGCTTTTGTGCAACAGTAACTAATAATTCAGctacttaaaaaaagaagaagaacaagttaCATACCTTTTCAGGTCTCATTGTGGGAAACGATAAAGGCTTCCTGCGCGTCTTTGAGTGTTTAATGAACAGTATAACACCCCCTCCTTTCTTCCCATTAGGCTACTTTCCCTCTCCGTTAGTTAGTGGGGGGTTGTTTCATCCAGCAGAGCACTAAATCTCGACTCCCCTCCACCCCTTTTTCACATGgccctctctttttcctctctcacacagcttctccctctcctctcctctcctctctctgcctcgcTTTACTCCCAGGAATCGGGGTCAGATGTTCGGTGCTGTTCAGTACCTTTCCTCATTACTGAGCCGATTACCGACATGCCTTCACGCCCGCAGAAACCGGCCAgaaaaccaccaccaccaccacctccaccaccaccagtgcGACCAGCTCCCTGCCGTTGGAAACCACAGTCAGCCTCCCATactgcctctgcctctctctgtctccctctctcactcagGCAGAATAACAATGAGCCAACGGGACCTCGTCTGAatagcagcaggaggagaataaTGACTTGAACTTTTTAAGCCAAAGACAGAGCAGCACAGGCAGGCCTATCACTGGCCTACATACCCCCGGCCCATCGCACATTCCTGCTCCCCATTCTCAGAgcgaggacagaggaggaggaggaggccctgCATGGACACTGCCAGGCCTTTCATTTACTGCAATAAACTGAGCAGAAGATTAAAGGTTGATAAGAGAAATAAAGGTGCTGCAGAGGAGAGTTTAAAGTGGTGGGAAAAGTCTCCAAACAGTGAAGTGTAACTGAGTAGGTTTACATAAGTACTACAAAAATAGCTTATCTAATtttacttgttctttttttttttttttaatcttgcttTGTGTAGATCAATTGTTTAGTTGtactttctttaaattttattgtcaacaaacaaactaaaactcaacaaatttaaatacaatGACTCAAAGCAGAATATTTGTACCTGCTCAGTTAGTCAGTACGTAAAGAATGTGCTGTTCCTTTTGACtggccaaaaaataaattacaatagAATGACAGCCATGTATTTTCCACAGCTATTTAGTATTACTACTTTATATTTGAAATCTAGTCCTAATTAGTattgtaaatttaaattagCAGTTAATAAAATAGGAAGAATGGACTGTATTGAACCACTTACAGCATCAAATTGCTGCTTATGTACAAATGATAAAAGTAATTTATGTACTACAGAAACACTGTGGGACCAACAAGTACTAAGTACTTTAATTTTTTGACACTTAAAATAACTTCATAATTGGGCTTTGAGAAATATTTGAATTAGGGATTACAAAAACATCACGTTTGAGGGATTCATGTAACAAGCAAAATTACTGAATGAACTTGTTTTTACCGCTGTTGTACCTTTACTTGATCTTAGCCATGAGATCCCAACGCTGTCTAGCTACAATATTAAACTCTTCATCTGTCTAAAAGAAGACATGACTTATGCCGACACTGAACCTAATTCATCATATTGCAAACGTAAAAACTTGAAGCTGCATTGAAGTATTTTGACCACTAGACGGCAGAAGAACTCCAAAACATGTTGCCCCCGGTAAGCTAGGTGGCTTATATTTTtagtaaattaaatgaataaattaaatattgtaCGGCAATTGCATACCCAGATACACAACGAAGTATGTGCCCTACATTTTTATATCTTAATATGCTGTATATGATGTTTATACATCTTATATTACCCCACATATTCAAATCCTTGCATGAACCCCACAAActccaaataaaaacactgaattagcattgctagctagttagctagtcgCTAACTTTATTTGAGCTGCTGGAAACAAGTTTGATTACAGGAGGAGGTCAATTATAAGGtaacaaacattaaattaatgatACAAACAATATATtacaagagaataaaaagcagtataagtaagataaaataaaaataaaagtaagacaCAGAATGGATTTAATATTAACCTGTTAGTTTGTATTTTAACACATTAATAAgatgtaaaaatagaaatacacatGTCAAAGGCTGCTTCTTCAAACTTGTAcattatgtgtttatttaaatttcttcaaaggCCAAATTAGACTTATATACGTGTATAATACCAGTTATTTTTCAAAGATGTAAAGCTCATCACCTGTAGGAAGTTCaggtgtttgtcttgttttgcagTAGCAGGTGTTTCCCATCAGGTGGCAATGGTGCTGCATCACTTCCTGCAGGCTTCCCCTGCAAGATACTGAACCAACAGCACAGCGAGGTGCAACAAACAGACTGAATTTGCGTCTGAAACATCTAAACAGTCCGGTGGGAAACTGGAAATCATGAACATGCGTTTCGAAATGTATGTGAATAAAGTAGAGAAGTcaattttgaatgaaaacacagagacattgAGCAGAACCACAGTGCAAAGCATCGTCTTCTGAGGTGTTTTTACAGGCCATACCTTACCTCGTATCTGCAGCTCATGCCCTCCCTTCACGGGCAAAAACTTTACTGTAATgagttttaaatattatcaatAACAAATGTCATCAAAAACTACATGAACATGTCTTTAACGCGTAGCAGCCCGACCAGACGTCTTCTCCTACTAAGACGTCCCTGTGGCCAGCCTCCGGTTTAGCGGCCATAGCAGACGAGCATGCTCTGTGTGGTTCTGGATCACTTGGTTGAGTGTTCAGGGCGAATATTGGAACGTCTATGGTCCCGTGTCCTTGGACCTGAGCCTTAAAGCTGTTTGTCTCCACTCACTTCCTCAGGGCCTAATTTACACAAGATAAGGAGATTGACAGACGAGAGAACTCGCCTCGCTCCGACCTATTAGCAGTAGATTAGTCATCTTTTCCCTTCTATGACGTGAAAACAAATTCCGTGATTCCTTAAAATCATTAATGAGGATTAAGAgatgcagaaaagaaaatgccacCGCGTCTGAACCGGTTATCTTCGCTGATAGAATTTAAAGTTAACTATGAGAGACACTGAGCAAAAGTGCTGAGTTACTGAGAAGCATGTGCATGTAGATCATTTGTTTGTGCACCATTTGTAATTAGTTGTGGTTCTAAAATAATATCAAATTGTGTCcatagtgtgtatgtgtgtttgtgcgtcacTTAGTCCGGTGAGAGAACATCATTACAGTTTTATGCTCATTGAAATTTTACTGCACATTgcttcaaataatatacagatttaaaaatataaaaataataaaatggccTATATATTTAGTCTTTCCTTTAACAGGTTCTGCAGACTTTAAGACACGACGCTGACATCCTGTTCAGACACCTCTGGGTGACTCTCTTAATTAAGATGTACATGATGAgacagacagagtcagagagccaGGTCATGGTCTTTGACAGCTCACTTTATTCACACCACAAGTTCCCAGCACTAATCTTACGGGCAGGTGTCAAATGAACTTAACGGACATCTTTAGGAACCGGCCTGGTTCTATTCGACTTTATTCTCACCTGACTGCTCTGATTCTTAGAGGGATGTATCAAAAGCTCTATGTTTATCAACACAGCTGTCAGTAGATTAGCATTTTTGTAAAGACTGAGATGAACAATTAATATTAAGATTTAAGAATTTCCAGAAAAGAGGATGTGGAGgtgcctgtttttattttgttaacctGGGCACTAACAAACACTCAGAGGCACAACGAGTGTCTAACATATGCCACCGCGTCTGAACCGGTTATCTTCGCTGATAGAAGTATAAGTGTCGACCCCGTAATCAACATGCTGGCCtcatcgtgtgtgtgtgattttctttGACCTTAAAGCAGCCATCTGCCGTCCTGCCGCTGCCTGTCTGGCTGCCAGTCACCGAGGATCTAATCAGCCCAATTACTCTCGTGCTGAGATCCAGTAGGCGAGCTCTGTGGCATGACCTGGAGGAAGTGAGGTCACTGTTTACTCCGTGTCAGACGTGTGTCACTTAGCGGAGGGGAgtcaaaattttaaatgtacaCAGTATGTTTGTCAGAGTTGCGAATCCGATTTCAGTGAcaggatgaaaataaacatggtgCAAAGATGCCAAAAAGTCTGACAGGAAAAGAGGTGTGGCCTTctaagaaaggaaaacaacaaggaggaggggaggaggggaggaagggagaaaagagaggtaGAGACAATGAAGGAGGGATAAAAAGAGTTGGAGTAAATCGTCTGGAGTAAATCTCTCTCAATCTGATCAGTGTGTGAGGAGGACTGACTAACTAACTGTGAGGACGCTGTAAGGTAAGGACTCCAGtattcatttatctttaatGCAAGAAtctcatatataaatatgtttgaCACACATAGTGGATAGTGTGTGATGTTAATCTAAAGAAGTGTGTGAACAAATAGAAGCTTTAGATTGTTCCAATTAAAGGGTAAAATAGTTAtccacaaaatgaaacactgttCTATAGTGggcacagtttttatttgttttcattcttttgtgaaaagggaaaaggatttatttattttattaagacAAGCACTAAGTGTCGTCTTAATGAAGGTATTGAGCATTTTTTTATaataacagagagagatgtagattcagttgtgttttcatgtaagaggctgtggtttgttgtactATTGAGTGGTTTAATGTTGTACTGACACGTGGTTCTACTCTTATTTTGACCTGGAGTTTCTAGTGTATGTTTCCCTAAAATTAACCATTAGAGGGATTATGAAGCTCAGACTGCATGGAAATGTGTTTAGGTACGAGGGGGAACGAATGCATGTAGATATTATCACTCAGAaagctcagttcagttcagttcactgTTACTtgtatagcgtcaataacaaagcaagacacttaacaaaacccccagagcaagcatgTAGGTGGCAAGGAAAAGCTCCTttataacaggaagaaaccttgagcagagtccagctcatatggagggacccatctgccaaaggccgGCCGGGTAGAGACAAAATGAGAGTGGGAGAAACAAGATATCTGTCAAAGATGCATAAAGCGTtcatgtagaatctgatgatgataaaaaCGCGACACACAGCTGATGGTGTTGTAGGACAGTTTGATAAGGAGAACAAATGAAGCTGTAAGTGTTCACTGCTATAAAGATTGAATATAGGGGCATGTAAGTGAAATGGGCttttcagtgagtttttaaacaatttattcAAATGTGTTAAACTTTTTTATAGAGACATTCCTCAGCAAACTAATCAGAAAAAGAGAATGCTAGTGCTCACTTCCCTAGAGCTGAGATGAGTAAAAATACAAGCTGGAGTAAACtgacaacaacaagaacaacaaaaaactaaaacataaatatacagtatattcatttgAAAATCCttctgttgtgtgtctcagtAAATCACATTTATCAGATGTTGACACTGATCTGGTCACGCTCTGGGATGATTTAAACTTAAATCTAAAGACTGAGTTTACGAACGGAGaccactttgttttgttggaatCAACAGTTTCTTAATCAGACATCTGACTGCATTTGTCAGTTTTTAATTCAAGACTAATCTCGCTACTCAAAGAACCACCTCCACCATATGTTGCTGGGGTGGGGAACACCCCCAACGCTCACCGTGGATTACTACaaagcgcgcgcacacacacacacacacacacacacacacacacacacacagcagcgtgCAAGCCAACTTATCTCTGGTTAAGTTAGCCTGACAACTGTTTGCAATTAGGTTAATTAAGTGACCTGTGGGTGCTAATAAACTTAGGGTAAACGTTGGAGATTGGGTGTGACACCGTTCTGTGCCTCAACCATCTGTCTCTCCCATAAGCTCTGTCAGTCTCAACGGGAACATATCGGATGCAAAGACTGTCTTCTTAAGACTGGAATAAAAACGTGCTCTTAAGCGTCTCCTCTGTCCcgtaaaataaaacactgtcttctcctaatttaaaataagaaatgaattCTTTCTGCAGCTCAGTAAATCGTTTGCTTTTAGTGTTTGTGGAGGTTTAAAGCAACACACAACTAACTGTGTTTGCGTATTTTCGCTGTTTCTCATTATCCCCCAAAATGCGGTGAATCATGCATGAACCATCAACACACACTGCGAAACTCATTGGAGAGGCTGGTCACCGCAGGCAACAGGTGGTCAGTGGGGTTTAGCTGCCACATCACGTGTGTGCCATTTCAAAATGCCGACCCTGTATAATGAAGGACATGATACAGTTACAGAGAGGTCAGCCTCCCCTCAAGATACAGACGCACGCGGCCACATGGACTCCGATCAGAAATGCATGCACTTCACTATTTCTCCCCTATTCAGATTTTTACTGTCATCGACCCGATTACACACTTAATTAAACAAAACGCTTCAACATAATTGAGGTGACCTTCATTCCAGCTTCTTGGAAGCCAACGCCGTCCTAGTAACTAACACCTGGAATACTAACGTGCGGTCAGGATGTCACACCTCTCATTTGGACTAATCCTCGCTTGGCTTTGGTTGTGTTGGCACATGCCTCTGTCGTACAAGGTTCCTGGTTAGATCCCCTGCTGCTAACTgatgacctgctgctgagaaatttaaaaaagattcACAGGAGAATAGTGAAAGAGACGAAATTAGAGTTACAATTCGTTTCTACTAGCACATCTGATACAACAAAAATCATAATGCAACCTCATGTGTCATTACACCAATCTATACTGGGTCCGACATTTATAAATGCCGTTAAAAGTACTTTGTCTAatgtctaatattgtgtttcGCAGGTTTTTTCCCTTCTTCAGTGGGAGAAAGACCAGACAAAATACgcaaaaataaagagaaataaggAAACTGTTTGACTATCTTTCCAAGGATGTGTGGGTGCTTTGTGGATGGAGATCTTTGTCGTCTTGCTCCCTGATGTCTCCTTTACAACAACAAAGTCAGCTCAACCTTCTCTTCAGTTGGCGTCACACGTTTTGAAGTGAAGCCAAGCCTCTTACTCCTCCTGGCTGAAATGTGGCTGGAGATCATGAGGAactctttgtctctgcagctgTCCCTTGTCCCCGTTGTGTTCTCCTCACTCTCACTCCTCCTCTGCACTGCATCTGCCAGTTCAGGGTCCGAACACGACTATGGAGCTCACCCGCGCTTCGTGTGCACCCCGCTCCCTGTGGACGCAGACCCTGCCTGCTTCCCCACGGCGGGTCCGGGGACGGGGGCGGCAGGCCACAGCGCACCAGGCCATCAAAGCCCACCTCCCGCTGGCTGGTGGGGGGCGAGCGAAGAGGCCAAAGCCACCATCCTCCACCTCAGGGAGAGCCTCGTCCAGCAGAAGGAGACCATCCTGGACCAGAGGGAGACCATCAGGGAGCTGACGGCCAAGCTCACCCTGTGCGAGGGCCTGGGACGGGGCGTGTCGCCTCACAACGAGCACCACGGCGCCCCCTCGCACTCGCATCACGCGGGAGTGGCCGGCCACCACACGCGCGCCGACAACGAGCACTATAGCAACCAGCAgggtcaccatggaaacagcaACCTCATACCGGACTCGCCGCACCACCCCTCTGTGGGTGGGCAACGATCTGATGGAGGGCACAGCGGCAACAACCAGGGGAGAGATAAACATGTGACACCGGGGGACATCACATCATCGCCGGAGCAGATGGAGAGGATGCTGCAGGCGCTGAAGGAGAGACTGGACAACCTGCAGGTGAGCAGCAGCAAGGACGGAGAACTTTTACAAAATTGTACTTAAATAATACAGAACTATAGAAAGAACGAAATGTGAGTGTTACAAGAGAAGTGTTTTAAAGTGAATATGGAAAGAGTTAGAGACAGAGGAGGGCTTTTGATGTGACCcatctcttgtttgtttttcaaataatGAAATCCTGAAGCAGCGTGTCTACTAAGTGCTTTAGACAAAAGCAGAGACAATTATACTTAACCACATAAAGCTACTCAGTTCTTTAGCAAGAGAGTCACTCTGAGGTCGCTTACTGGGCAGCAACAGACTCAGAGGTGGACTCACAGATGTTAATAGACTCCACAGCGCAAGGTTACTGTGGACTGAGTTTAATTTAGGTCGATATTCGGATGTTTTCTACGGTTTGTTTTGACCTTCTTGGAGCATTGTGATCACAGACAGATGACAGGAGctgtggcgtgtgtgtgtgtgagaggggtCTAAGATCAGCAGTAATTATCGTGATCTCCCTTGACAGACTTGTAATCAGGGCATGCTCCGGGACAAAGCCTGGATTAcctgagagaaaaagaggcagagacagataCAGGAAGGCATGATGAATGTGAGAGAGAAGCAGCTGCATCTGACAATAAAAGACTATTCGCAAATGTACATAGTCAAAAACTTTTCTCTGATCACATGATTCCCTTAGATAAGTTTGTTCCTAAGCAGAAACCTGAAATCTTTAACCGGAGTGACAGGAAGTACTCGGTGAAATAACACTACCATTGTCCCTCAGCAGAAGAGGAACACGTCCATCACGTACTCCAGCTCTCTCAAGGAGCTGCTCCAGAGGAAGATCAGCgctctggagcagcagctgcaccGTCGCTCCTCATCCCCCGGCAGCCAGGAGCACCACGACGACGACGGCAGCCGCCACAGGGACGACGGGGATCACCACGACCACCCCGATGACGGACACCCGATGGACAACCACAACGACGGACACCACGACGGCCACAGCGACAGCGAGGACCACACAGACCATCACGATGCAGATGGTGCCCATGACGATGGCCGCCACCatgacgacgatgatgacgatgatgatgaggatgatggtgatgatgatggtggtgatcaCCACAGTAATGAAGCAGACAGTCACAGTTACCTCccacacacaggacacagagCACCAGGGCCACGGACCGGGTACCACTCAAATAACCTGGAAACGATGCTCAATCAGCTGCACCTCGGAGGTACGTCACAACACCACATTACCACAAACTTTACATCAGTTTCATCTTCTATTTTTTACAGctacatgtgtttttctttcttatttctgAAGCCATGGGGTTAAAACTTTCTCACAATCTATTGACAGAACAACctcaatcaaaataaacataagTCCTTGAATCAGCGCCgtatgtttaaaatgtaaaaatcaaagAATGCTGATATGTTTCCTTGAACAGGTCCCAGCAGGAAGAATCCACAGAGTCCCGATGCCTTCCAGATCAGCTTCCCCATGAGGACCAACTACATGTACGGGCGGGTGAAGAGGACCCTGCTGCAGGAGATCTTCGCCCTGACTCTGTGTCTCTGGATAAAAGCGGGTGCCGGGTCTGGACTGGGAACGCCTTTCTCTTACTCTGCACCTGGACAGGCCAACGAGCTGGTGCTCATCGAGTGGGGGAACAACCCCATAGAGCTGCTGATCGATGACAAGGTGAAGGAGAACGAACAGAAACCCACATTTCTCCCGTAAAATGCCATGTTTGCATTGATAGGTGAACCAGTCAGGACCTTTTATGGATTTTAACAATTTACAGAATAGATCATGTTAATTATAGATAAATAACTGAAAGGCTGTGGTCTGGTTAAGGCTAAAACAGGGCTCCATGACTATTGCTTCAACCTATTTCTGCAGGTCTTAAATACCTTATAATTCATAtactttaatatatttacagtacaacTACGATAACTGCtgacttaaaataaactgtgcaTTGTACcattgtatttaaaaatgtgacacgTTAACACGAGTTTCCACCATCCCCTCCACAGGCTGTGAGCTTACCACTGTCTTTGAGTGACGGGAAGTGGCACCACGTGTGTGTGACATGGACCACACGGGAAGGACAGTGGGAGGTCTACCAGGACGGAGTGCAGAGGGGGTCCGGGGCAAATCTCTCTCCCTGGCACCCCATCAAACCCGGAGGGGTCTTCATCCTGGGACAGGAGCAGGTAAAGACAAAGATCTCTGTAGAAGTAGACAGAAGTTTACAGGTTTATGAGAACGTGCATGTTggaaaacacaagcagcagagagagagagtttagAATTAtcatttttgttatatttcacaTCATGACGGTGGCTGATGCAGTCGCTGACCTTTCTCATGTGAGATGGAGTTACAGTAAAGGTCATgcttgtgtctctctctctcctctccaggaCACTCTGGGAGGCCGGTTCGATGCCACTCAGTCGTTTGTGGGCGAGATGTCAGACCTGCACTTGTGGTCCCATGTCCTGAGCTCCAGTGACATCTACAGCCTGGCCTCCTGCGGCAGCCACCTCAGAGGAGACGTCATCGCTTGGTCCGACACAGAGGTGGAGCTTCACGGAGGCGTCTCCAGATACCCGTTCGACCCCTGTCACTGAAGGCTGTTACACTGAAGAGCTCAGAGATGCTCTGGATCAAGGACGTTGATCATCTTTTAAAGACaatgagggagaggagaaagttCCTCTGACCTCCACCAGACTCAGAGTCAATGCCTTCCTTTAAagtttttctaaataaataaaagactaataaaaaaagaaaaaaaaaagaatcatctGTATCTGCAGATAACGTGTAGGACTTAGTGGCTTTAGTTACAGGCCATTATTTATTGTCAGaagttagtgttttattttaaacaagtgCTGTATGTGACATATTGTCATGTTGTTAATAAATCTAAATCATGTCAGGTCTGTGCTGACGCTATCAGACCACACATGTCGTGATGGGTTCCTCTGTGGTTAAATGACAAACTGTACGTTGTTagtttagaaatgttttcagaaatcaGTTTCTACTCTGGATAcactttttaaaggtttccaTGAAACATACAGCTAATTTACCAAAGACGTAGGatgaaaattaatttgtaatttatCTATGTATCATAGATAGATCTGTGTTTCCTTTTGAGACAAATGCTGATCCACTCAGACAGAATGTAGCGATTTATGTGTCACAATTTTGTATTGCAACGAGCCTCCTTTAATCAACTGGAAATCATTATTATACATAGTTGTTTTTGCagacttttatatattttcagtgCAACTGAACAATCAAGACATTTCTCACTTTCTTAGTGATTTAGTTTGTAACTTCTGttattgtgtttaaaaaaagaaatgaatttcTTTTGAATACGCCTTGAATGTATATGTATTATTGTACAGAATCGTAAAGACTGAATCTTCAGTaagtttttcttgtgtgtaaatAAATTTGTGAACATTTTGCGTGTCTGGTTTTTCATTCAATTCCAAATCTGACCTGAAATTTGAGATTATCAGACAAACTGAACACACCTCTGCTCggttatttggttttattgtagATAAGTCTGA contains:
- the si:dkey-283b15.2 gene encoding neuronal pentraxin-1 isoform X2, whose product is MWLEIMRNSLSLQLSLVPVVFSSLSLLLCTASASSGSEHDYGAHPRFVCTPLPVDADPACFPTAGPGTGAAGHSAPGHQSPPPAGWWGASEEAKATILHLRESLVQQKETILDQRETIRELTAKLTLCEGLGRGVSPHNEHHGAPSHSHHAGVAGHHTRADNEHYSNQQGHHGNSNLIPDSPHHPSVGGQRSDGGHSGNNQGRDKHVTPGDITSSPEQMERMLQALKERLDNLQKRNTSITYSSSLKELLQRKISALEQQLHRRSSSPGSQEHHDDDGSRHRDDGDHHDHPDDGHPMDNHNDGHHDGHSDSEDHTDHHDADGAHDDGRHHDDDDDDDDEDDGDDDGGDHHSNEADSHSYLPHTGHRAPGPRTGYHSNNLETMLNQLHLGGPSRKNPQSPDAFQISFPMRTNYMYGRVKRTLLQEIFALTLCLWIKAGAGSGLGTPFSYSAPGQANELVLIEWGNNPIELLIDDKAVSLPLSLSDGKWHHVCVTWTTREGQWEVYQDGVQRGSGANLSPWHPIKPGGVFILGQEQDTLGGRFDATQSFVGEMSDLHLWSHVLSSSDIYSLASCGSHLRGDVIAWSDTEVELHGGVSRYPFDPCH
- the si:dkey-283b15.2 gene encoding neuronal pentraxin-1 isoform X1; protein product: MWLEIMRNSLSLQLSLVPVVFSSLSLLLCTASASSGSEHDYGAHPRFVCTPLPVDADPACFPTAGPGTGAAGHSAPGHQSPPPAGWWGASEEAKATILHLRESLVQQKETILDQRETIRELTAKLTLCEGLGRGVSPHNEHHGAPSHSHHAGVAGHHTRADNEHYSNQQGHHGNSNLIPDSPHHPSVGGQRSDGGHSGNNQGRDKHVTPGDITSSPEQMERMLQALKERLDNLQQKRNTSITYSSSLKELLQRKISALEQQLHRRSSSPGSQEHHDDDGSRHRDDGDHHDHPDDGHPMDNHNDGHHDGHSDSEDHTDHHDADGAHDDGRHHDDDDDDDDEDDGDDDGGDHHSNEADSHSYLPHTGHRAPGPRTGYHSNNLETMLNQLHLGGPSRKNPQSPDAFQISFPMRTNYMYGRVKRTLLQEIFALTLCLWIKAGAGSGLGTPFSYSAPGQANELVLIEWGNNPIELLIDDKAVSLPLSLSDGKWHHVCVTWTTREGQWEVYQDGVQRGSGANLSPWHPIKPGGVFILGQEQDTLGGRFDATQSFVGEMSDLHLWSHVLSSSDIYSLASCGSHLRGDVIAWSDTEVELHGGVSRYPFDPCH